One Porphyromonas pogonae genomic region harbors:
- a CDS encoding anaerobic C4-dicarboxylate transporter produces MIFELLVVLIAIIIGARLGGIGLGVMGGVGLAVLTFGFGLQPTSPPIDVMLMIVAVISAAACMQAAGGLDHMVKIAEKLLRKNPKHVVWLSPLVTYVFTFIAGTGHVAYSVLPVIAEVATETKIRPERPLGIAVIASQQAITASPISAATVALLSMLAGFNITLFDILKISIPATIIGVLAGALYSMKVGKELKDDPEYQRRVKEGLLDKPAAEISGATNKKNALISIWIFLAATVMIVLFGSIDTLRPTFTVNGNPEKLGMPYIIEILMLTAAAIILLVTKTDGIKATKGSVFNAGMQAVIAIFGIAWMGDTFIQGNMAELSHSIQGIVTQYPWLFGIALFVMSILLFSQAATVRALMPLGIALGISSPMLIAMFPAVNGYFFIPNYPTVVAAINFDRTGTTRIGKYILNHSFMMPGIISTGVAILAGFLLIAILF; encoded by the coding sequence ATGATTTTTGAATTATTAGTAGTCCTGATCGCCATTATCATTGGCGCCCGACTGGGAGGGATAGGATTAGGAGTAATGGGAGGCGTAGGGCTTGCCGTACTCACTTTCGGATTTGGTCTCCAACCCACATCCCCCCCTATTGATGTTATGTTGATGATTGTAGCAGTAATTTCTGCTGCCGCATGTATGCAAGCTGCAGGCGGCCTTGATCACATGGTGAAAATAGCGGAGAAATTACTTAGGAAAAACCCCAAACATGTAGTGTGGTTAAGTCCCTTGGTTACATATGTATTTACATTTATTGCAGGTACAGGACACGTAGCCTACTCTGTTTTGCCCGTTATAGCCGAAGTTGCCACTGAGACTAAGATCCGCCCCGAGCGTCCTTTGGGGATAGCCGTTATAGCTTCGCAGCAGGCTATTACAGCTAGCCCTATATCAGCAGCAACGGTAGCTCTTCTAAGTATGTTGGCGGGATTCAACATTACCTTATTCGACATCCTCAAGATCAGTATTCCAGCTACTATCATAGGAGTATTGGCCGGAGCTTTGTACTCTATGAAGGTGGGTAAAGAGCTCAAAGATGATCCTGAGTACCAGAGAAGAGTAAAAGAAGGATTATTGGATAAGCCCGCAGCAGAAATCTCCGGAGCAACCAATAAAAAGAACGCTCTCATATCAATATGGATATTCCTTGCAGCTACAGTAATGATTGTTCTATTCGGATCTATTGATACCTTGCGCCCTACTTTTACGGTGAATGGCAATCCTGAAAAACTCGGTATGCCTTATATTATAGAAATACTGATGCTCACAGCCGCCGCAATCATTTTATTAGTTACGAAAACAGATGGTATCAAAGCGACAAAAGGATCTGTATTCAATGCAGGGATGCAGGCTGTAATAGCCATATTCGGTATTGCATGGATGGGTGATACATTTATACAAGGTAATATGGCCGAATTGTCACATTCCATACAAGGAATCGTAACGCAATATCCTTGGTTATTTGGTATTGCATTATTTGTCATGTCTATTTTATTATTCAGCCAGGCAGCTACCGTGAGAGCATTGATGCCTCTGGGGATTGCTTTGGGTATATCTTCACCTATGCTTATAGCCATGTTCCCTGCTGTAAACGGATACTTCTTTATTCCCAATTACCCCACGGTAGTGGCAGCTATTAACTTTGATCGAACAGGAACGACCCGTATCGGTAAGTACATTCTAAACCATTCATTTATGATGCCAGGTATTATATCTACTGGGGTAGCGATACTTGCGGGATTCCTGCTTATAGCGATATTATTTTAA
- a CDS encoding SPFH domain-containing protein encodes MNTLAIVIIVVAVLAISIVANGLKIVQQSQTMLIERLGKYYKTLNSGVNIIIPFIDKPRPMRWRYTFPIQGGESIIRFSDVKRIDLRETVYDFPRQSVITRDNVVTEINAILYFQIVDPMRAMYEISNLPDAIEKLTQTSLRNVIGEMDLDETLTSRDTINNKLRVILDEATNKWGVKVNRVELQDINPPRDIRDAMEKQMRAERDKRAQILQAEGQKEALIRQSEGKMQESINHAEGERQAQVLRAKAVAQAQILTAEAEAKAIRMISDAVGITSNPAQYLIAMRYLETLKEMTSGQNNKTVYLPYEASGVLSALGGIKDIVKV; translated from the coding sequence ATGAACACACTTGCCATTGTAATTATTGTAGTGGCCGTGCTGGCTATTTCCATCGTAGCCAACGGGCTCAAGATTGTACAACAATCTCAAACCATGCTTATCGAACGACTTGGGAAGTACTATAAAACACTTAATTCAGGAGTGAATATTATTATCCCATTTATTGATAAGCCTCGTCCTATGCGTTGGAGATACACATTTCCCATTCAAGGAGGCGAGAGTATCATACGTTTCAGTGACGTGAAGAGGATTGATCTCAGGGAAACGGTATATGATTTTCCGAGACAGAGCGTAATCACCCGAGACAATGTAGTTACAGAGATCAATGCCATTCTCTACTTTCAGATAGTAGATCCCATGCGTGCCATGTATGAGATATCCAATCTGCCGGATGCTATTGAGAAGCTTACACAGACAAGCTTACGTAATGTCATTGGGGAGATGGATCTGGACGAAACTCTTACAAGCCGCGACACCATCAATAACAAGCTCAGGGTGATCCTCGACGAAGCCACAAATAAGTGGGGAGTAAAAGTAAATCGAGTGGAACTACAAGACATCAATCCCCCACGCGACATACGAGATGCTATGGAAAAGCAGATGCGCGCCGAGCGTGACAAACGTGCCCAAATCCTACAGGCCGAGGGGCAAAAGGAAGCTCTTATACGCCAGTCGGAAGGTAAGATGCAGGAGTCTATCAACCATGCAGAAGGCGAAAGACAAGCACAAGTCCTTAGAGCCAAAGCTGTGGCACAGGCACAAATACTCACTGCTGAAGCCGAAGCCAAAGCTATACGCATGATCTCCGATGCTGTGGGAATAACTTCCAACCCTGCTCAGTACCTCATAGCCATGAGATATCTGGAAACCTTAAAAGAAATGACAAGCGGACAAAACAACAAAACGGTATACCTGCCTTACGAAGCATCTGGTGTACTGAGCGCACTTGGAGGGATCAAGGATATCGTGAAAGTATAA
- a CDS encoding porin has product MKKTLLVLSFLAFEGALLAQQDHEPAKDEKSIYERVTNLEKKNDKFNLYLNLQGSFDGKWNNLNPSQNYSHFNMRQLRIEARGNINDTFSYRWRQRLNSPNNPGMDNMPTSIDIAGLGVKISDKFSMFVGKQCAAYGGIEFDLNPIEVYEYCNLIDNMNNFFTGVNFIFNPSPEHQIQFQVANSLNHSFDKTYDVAYDKSIHRTKVPLVYSLNWNGNLFNGAFQPRWSASLLSESTKKNMYFLAFGNQINFSKKLDMYFDVMYSKEGLDRKGIMSNILFNTYNYEKAFTAQDVSYLSFIAKVNCRFAPRWNWFVKGMYETASADKSFKVENKNIAEGKYLTSWGYFTGIEYYPMNSNLHFFLTYVGRSHKFQEERVKNMQDFYTNRISLGVIYQIPLF; this is encoded by the coding sequence ATGAAAAAGACTTTACTTGTACTCTCCTTCTTGGCTTTTGAGGGAGCATTGCTGGCACAACAAGATCATGAGCCGGCAAAAGATGAAAAAAGTATTTACGAGCGCGTGACCAATCTGGAGAAGAAGAATGATAAATTCAATCTTTATCTAAATCTACAGGGTAGTTTCGACGGGAAATGGAATAATCTGAACCCCTCTCAGAATTATAGCCATTTCAATATGCGTCAGCTACGTATAGAAGCTCGAGGAAATATTAACGATACATTCTCCTACCGTTGGCGTCAACGTCTAAATAGCCCTAACAATCCCGGGATGGACAATATGCCTACTTCTATTGATATAGCAGGGTTAGGTGTAAAGATTTCGGACAAGTTCTCTATGTTTGTAGGTAAACAGTGTGCTGCTTACGGAGGTATTGAATTTGACTTAAACCCCATTGAAGTATACGAATATTGCAATTTGATTGACAATATGAACAACTTCTTTACCGGTGTTAATTTCATATTCAATCCATCTCCAGAACATCAGATCCAGTTCCAAGTGGCAAATAGTTTGAATCATAGCTTTGATAAAACTTATGATGTAGCCTATGACAAGAGTATTCATCGCACAAAAGTTCCATTGGTATATTCTCTGAACTGGAATGGAAACTTATTCAACGGAGCATTCCAACCTCGATGGTCCGCCTCTCTCTTGTCCGAATCTACCAAGAAGAATATGTATTTCCTTGCTTTTGGTAATCAAATCAATTTTTCTAAAAAATTGGATATGTATTTTGACGTAATGTATTCAAAAGAAGGATTGGATAGAAAAGGTATCATGAGCAATATCCTATTCAACACCTACAACTACGAGAAAGCATTCACAGCACAGGATGTGTCGTACCTCTCATTTATAGCAAAAGTAAATTGCAGGTTTGCACCACGTTGGAACTGGTTTGTAAAGGGTATGTATGAAACAGCATCGGCAGACAAGAGTTTCAAAGTAGAAAATAAGAATATTGCAGAAGGTAAATATTTGACATCATGGGGCTATTTTACAGGTATAGAGTATTACCCTATGAATAGCAATTTGCATTTCTTCCTCACATATGTAGGACGTAGTCATAAATTCCAAGAGGAAAGAGTGAAAAACATGCAAGATTTTTACACCAATAGAATCTCTTTGGGTGTAATCTATCAGATACCTCTGTTTTAA
- a CDS encoding RelA/SpoT family protein produces MENNDNTQVNRSESELMIEREYKLLIQDYLNSNHRRKIEKIDKAFKLANEAHKGAKRRSGEPYILHPIAVARIVCKEMGLGSTSICCALLHDVVEDTEYSVEDIREMFGDKIAQIVDGLTKISGEVFSNTTSLQAENFRKLILTMNDDIRVILIKIADRLHNMRTLSSMLPAKQMKIAGETLYVYAPLAHRLGLFAIKSELEDLSFKYEYPEEFASIKAKICNTEERRQDLFRHFAEPLRKRFAQMGFQYEMKARVKSIYSIWKKMQAKAVPFEEIYDLFAVRIIFDSQPGYPDKNRCWDIYSAITDIYKNRPDRIRDWVSSPKSNGYQALHLTVMGPDGEWVEVQIRSRKMDDIAEKGFAAHWKYKSEGVEEDSELDKWLRTIQEILENPSPNAMDFLDTIKLNLFSGEIMVFTPRGDIQKLPIGATALDFAYSIHSKLGNHCIGAKVNHKLVPLSYVLSSGDQVEVLSSKNQLPTEEWLKYVTTAKAKSKVDAAIRKQRRDFTHKGEDKVVAHLEANKLPVTTANLDKIAAYYGFDKREDYFYGVGKEAIQLPDNLKKVFENAGAAQGNFLTRAIRTALNVTKNKTNETKPKEVIDTKKTYILTEDAHNLNYRVAPCCKPIPGDDAFGIIGEDGMIEVHKRSCPVAMRLKSSRGDKIVSTKWGEHRNLTFDVTLIIKGIDSKGILNAITLTLLEDFNVNIKEVSIKSNDGIFEGVLTILVQNTNDLNRIIQILQKNNSIISITRSTENR; encoded by the coding sequence ATGGAAAATAATGATAATACACAGGTAAACCGCAGTGAAAGCGAGCTGATGATTGAGAGGGAATATAAACTATTGATTCAAGATTATCTCAATTCAAATCACCGGCGAAAAATTGAAAAAATCGATAAGGCTTTCAAACTGGCTAATGAAGCTCACAAAGGGGCAAAAAGGCGAAGTGGTGAACCTTATATACTCCATCCTATTGCTGTAGCACGCATTGTATGTAAAGAAATGGGTTTGGGGTCTACTTCTATCTGTTGTGCTTTGCTGCACGATGTGGTAGAAGATACGGAATACAGCGTGGAAGACATCCGTGAGATGTTTGGTGATAAGATTGCACAAATTGTGGATGGGCTTACTAAAATATCCGGTGAGGTTTTCAGTAATACAACTTCTTTACAAGCCGAAAATTTCAGGAAGCTTATTCTTACGATGAATGATGACATACGTGTAATCCTCATCAAAATAGCAGATCGTCTGCATAATATGAGGACGTTATCATCTATGTTGCCTGCAAAGCAAATGAAAATAGCGGGTGAAACATTGTATGTTTATGCTCCATTGGCTCACCGTTTGGGCTTGTTTGCAATAAAAAGCGAACTAGAGGATCTGAGCTTTAAATATGAATACCCGGAGGAGTTTGCCTCTATCAAAGCCAAAATATGCAACACAGAGGAGAGACGGCAGGATCTCTTTCGTCATTTCGCAGAGCCTTTGAGAAAAAGATTTGCTCAAATGGGATTTCAATATGAGATGAAAGCTCGTGTCAAGTCTATTTATTCCATTTGGAAGAAAATGCAAGCCAAGGCAGTCCCTTTCGAAGAAATTTATGACTTGTTTGCAGTACGTATTATCTTTGATTCACAACCCGGATATCCCGATAAGAATCGATGTTGGGATATCTACTCAGCTATTACCGATATCTACAAGAATAGACCTGATAGGATTCGTGATTGGGTGAGTAGCCCCAAGAGTAATGGGTATCAGGCTTTGCACCTTACAGTGATGGGGCCTGATGGAGAGTGGGTAGAAGTGCAGATTCGTAGTCGTAAGATGGATGATATTGCCGAGAAAGGATTTGCCGCTCACTGGAAATATAAATCCGAAGGGGTAGAAGAGGACTCCGAATTAGATAAATGGTTACGCACTATCCAAGAAATATTGGAAAATCCAAGTCCTAACGCCATGGACTTCTTGGATACAATCAAGCTTAATTTATTCTCAGGCGAGATTATGGTGTTTACCCCCAGAGGAGATATCCAAAAGCTACCGATCGGTGCTACAGCTTTGGACTTTGCATATTCTATTCATTCCAAATTAGGTAATCATTGTATCGGAGCTAAGGTCAATCACAAACTCGTACCCCTTTCTTATGTACTCTCCAGTGGAGATCAAGTAGAGGTTTTGTCAAGTAAAAATCAGTTGCCTACAGAGGAATGGCTCAAATATGTTACTACCGCTAAAGCGAAAAGTAAAGTAGATGCAGCGATACGCAAGCAACGAAGAGACTTTACGCACAAGGGGGAAGATAAAGTAGTGGCTCATCTTGAAGCCAACAAACTCCCGGTGACTACAGCCAATCTTGACAAAATCGCGGCTTACTATGGTTTTGATAAGCGTGAGGATTATTTCTATGGCGTGGGTAAAGAGGCAATACAACTCCCTGATAATCTTAAGAAAGTATTTGAAAACGCTGGAGCTGCCCAAGGGAATTTCCTTACAAGAGCAATCCGTACGGCTCTTAATGTCACAAAAAATAAAACAAATGAGACTAAGCCTAAAGAGGTTATAGACACAAAAAAGACATATATCCTTACTGAAGACGCCCATAATCTCAATTATAGAGTAGCTCCTTGTTGCAAGCCTATTCCCGGTGATGATGCTTTCGGTATCATAGGTGAAGATGGAATGATAGAAGTACACAAACGCTCATGTCCTGTAGCGATGAGACTGAAAAGTAGTCGCGGTGACAAGATTGTATCAACGAAATGGGGTGAACACCGTAATCTTACTTTTGATGTCACATTGATTATCAAGGGTATTGATTCGAAAGGTATTCTTAATGCTATAACTCTGACTCTTCTCGAAGATTTCAACGTCAATATCAAAGAGGTCAGTATAAAGTCCAACGACGGTATTTTTGAAGGTGTTCTTACCATCTTAGTTCAAAATACCAATGACCTTAACAGGATAATCCAGATATTACAGAAGAATAATTCTATTATCTCAATCACACGTTCTACAGAAAACAGATGA
- a CDS encoding NfeD family protein — protein MNYSDFFLNFGWQFWLIVGFLLLIAEIFTPGFLLACFGVAALITTIPALFGVNVIWLIIIFAVSSVLSLLLLRPIMLRLWKDPEVKTGADALIGRRAKVTEEINESLDTGRIAVDGDNWRAHAENLHEIIPKGATVEITARTSIELKVKLIN, from the coding sequence ATGAACTATTCTGATTTCTTTCTCAATTTCGGATGGCAATTTTGGCTCATAGTAGGCTTTCTTCTGCTTATTGCTGAGATTTTTACTCCGGGATTTCTACTTGCTTGTTTTGGGGTGGCTGCCTTAATTACCACTATACCCGCATTATTTGGAGTAAATGTAATATGGCTTATCATCATCTTCGCGGTATCAAGTGTGCTGTCTTTATTACTCCTGAGACCCATAATGCTTAGATTATGGAAAGACCCAGAAGTAAAAACAGGAGCTGATGCCCTGATAGGAAGAAGAGCCAAAGTGACAGAAGAAATAAATGAGAGTTTGGATACCGGACGTATAGCAGTAGACGGCGATAACTGGAGAGCTCATGCCGAAAACTTGCATGAAATCATCCCCAAAGGTGCTACTGTAGAGATTACGGCACGTACCAGCATCGAACTTAAAGTGAAACTTATTAATTAA
- a CDS encoding HAD family hydrolase has translation MLEANLYIITSSDLIGNDMGFCQGLSHLGVVFAPIESYAICGQSFFKIQITYNPDSDKLLLAYLLTWARLYGWYIYRQKYKRPMVDIKFAAFDLDGTIIVNELMSDLAKAKGCSKDMNFLTEETMRGYLPFAESYRLRLKMLKGITYNDIKMVCTDIVFASGFEHLFNYLKSKDVLMYLITGGWSIFCDYVRETYPFDGYIASCPVFENDVFVGMCNEPLVDEEAKARFFSHILESHNIEACDTFAMGDGANDILMLSISDHAFLYSAVASTHFSHIPIDSFLAICREV, from the coding sequence ATGCTCGAGGCCAATCTGTATATAATCACTTCATCCGATCTTATAGGAAATGACATGGGCTTTTGTCAGGGGTTATCCCATTTGGGTGTTGTTTTTGCCCCCATAGAGTCTTATGCTATTTGTGGCCAATCTTTTTTTAAAATTCAAATAACCTACAACCCCGATTCTGACAAACTATTGTTGGCTTATTTGCTTACATGGGCAAGGCTATACGGATGGTATATTTACAGACAGAAATATAAACGCCCCATGGTCGATATCAAATTCGCTGCATTTGATCTTGACGGCACGATAATAGTCAACGAACTTATGTCCGATCTGGCTAAAGCCAAGGGATGTAGCAAAGACATGAATTTCCTTACAGAAGAAACGATGAGAGGATACCTTCCCTTCGCCGAGAGCTACAGGTTAAGGCTCAAAATGCTCAAAGGGATTACATATAATGATATCAAGATGGTCTGTACCGATATTGTCTTTGCATCCGGCTTTGAGCATTTATTCAATTACCTCAAGAGCAAAGATGTTCTCATGTATCTTATTACAGGAGGGTGGAGTATTTTTTGTGATTATGTGAGGGAGACATACCCTTTCGATGGATATATTGCCTCTTGCCCTGTTTTTGAAAATGATGTATTTGTGGGAATGTGTAATGAGCCTCTGGTCGACGAAGAGGCTAAAGCTCGATTCTTCTCGCATATCTTAGAATCTCACAATATTGAAGCTTGTGACACTTTCGCTATGGGCGACGGAGCTAATGATATACTCATGCTTTCAATTTCAGATCATGCTTTCTTATATTCTGCAGTTGCTTCCACCCATTTTAGCCATATACCCATCGATTCATTTCTTGCTATTTGTAGAGAGGTTTGA
- the cobU gene encoding bifunctional adenosylcobinamide kinase/adenosylcobinamide-phosphate guanylyltransferase translates to MRKIVLITGGQRSGKSSYAENLALSLSSTPLYIATARIWDDEFRERVHIHQARRGNQWTNIEEEKELSKHDVTGQTVVIDCVTLWATNFFFDMDSHIKEALEALKKEFIKFTSQDATFIFVTNEIGLGAVSENDIQRRFTDLQGWLNQFIAQEADEVVMLVSGIPLFIK, encoded by the coding sequence ATGAGAAAAATAGTACTGATTACCGGGGGGCAACGGTCTGGTAAAAGCTCATATGCAGAGAATTTGGCACTATCACTAAGTTCCACACCTCTATACATAGCCACAGCCAGAATATGGGATGATGAATTTAGGGAGCGTGTCCATATTCATCAGGCTCGCAGAGGGAATCAATGGACAAACATCGAAGAGGAAAAAGAATTGAGTAAACACGATGTTACGGGACAAACAGTGGTAATAGACTGTGTGACCTTGTGGGCTACAAATTTTTTCTTCGATATGGACTCTCATATAAAAGAGGCTTTGGAAGCCCTCAAAAAAGAGTTTATCAAATTTACATCCCAAGATGCAACTTTCATATTTGTGACCAATGAGATAGGTCTCGGGGCAGTCTCCGAAAACGATATTCAACGTCGATTTACAGATTTACAGGGATGGCTCAACCAATTCATTGCTCAAGAAGCGGATGAGGTAGTCATGTTGGTGAGTGGAATACCCTTGTTTATCAAATAA
- the cobT gene encoding nicotinate-nucleotide--dimethylbenzimidazole phosphoribosyltransferase, giving the protein MKTFEITQPDKRIINALEDKINNLTKPKGSLGRLEEIAIRVGLITGSLKPNLKHPYNIIFAADHGIVEENISKSPKEVTWQVVNNFIDGGAGINYLCKQHGFKLVVVDTGVDYDFAPNDLVINRKIRKGTRSYLHEAAMNSNEFDKAIEIGCESVQQAYDNGCNIISFGEMGITNTAASSVWMSYLTGIPLDECVGAGSGLDKSGIEHKYKVLSDCMAHYKGDRSTEDIMRYFGGYEMVAATGAMLQAASLGMIILVDGFIMTVCMLAACKLYPETIEYAIFGHQGDEMGHSKLLHVLHARPILQLGMRLGEGTGAVCAYPIIQSSVLMLHEMASFRKAEMTKYFA; this is encoded by the coding sequence ATGAAGACCTTTGAGATAACTCAGCCTGATAAAAGGATTATAAACGCCTTGGAAGATAAGATAAATAACCTTACAAAACCCAAAGGCTCACTAGGGAGGTTGGAAGAGATCGCAATAAGAGTAGGGCTGATTACGGGGAGCCTGAAACCTAACTTAAAGCATCCGTACAATATTATATTTGCTGCAGATCATGGTATAGTAGAAGAAAACATCAGTAAGTCGCCCAAAGAGGTGACATGGCAGGTTGTAAATAACTTCATTGATGGAGGTGCAGGTATCAACTATCTGTGCAAACAGCATGGTTTCAAATTGGTAGTAGTAGACACAGGTGTTGATTATGATTTTGCCCCTAATGATCTTGTAATTAACAGAAAAATAAGAAAAGGAACTCGTAGCTATTTGCACGAGGCGGCTATGAACTCGAACGAATTTGACAAAGCTATTGAAATCGGTTGCGAATCAGTGCAACAGGCCTATGACAATGGGTGTAACATTATAAGTTTTGGCGAAATGGGAATTACCAATACCGCGGCATCATCTGTATGGATGAGTTATTTAACAGGCATTCCTCTTGACGAATGCGTAGGTGCAGGTAGCGGTCTTGACAAATCTGGTATCGAACATAAGTATAAGGTGCTATCAGATTGCATGGCGCATTATAAAGGAGATCGGTCTACAGAAGATATTATGCGCTATTTTGGGGGATATGAAATGGTTGCTGCTACAGGAGCTATGCTACAAGCAGCATCTCTGGGAATGATTATTCTCGTAGACGGATTCATCATGACTGTTTGCATGCTTGCCGCTTGTAAATTATACCCGGAGACTATTGAATATGCTATATTCGGACATCAGGGGGATGAGATGGGACATTCTAAGTTGCTACATGTACTACATGCAAGGCCCATACTACAGTTGGGGATGAGACTGGGAGAAGGCACAGGAGCCGTATGCGCCTATCCTATAATACAATCATCAGTGCTTATGTTACACGAAATGGCATCATTCAGAAAGGCAGAAATGACTAAATACTTTGCTTAA
- the ansB gene encoding L-asparaginase 2: protein MKNSKRFSILSILMMLAMVSAFAQKPRVHILATGGTIAGTGASATQTNYTAGQVAIGTLLSAVPEIKNIAEVTGEQIVKIGSQDMNDIVWLTLAKRINEIFEKNEADAVVITHGTDTMEETAYFLQLTVKSKKPVILVGAMRPSTALSADGPLNLYNAVVAAAAPESVGKGVIVAMNNYLVSASDVTKSNTVQPETFIGANSGPLGYVLNGKVFYNHLVNRKHTVDSEFDVRNLKELPKVGIVYSYSNVGPEATQALIKSGYKGIIHAGVGNGNIHKDVFPVLADARKKNILVVRSSRVPFGPTTLDAEVDDAKYEFIASQNLNPQKARVLLMLGLTKTTDWKKLQEYFNQY from the coding sequence ATGAAGAATTCAAAAAGATTCAGTATCCTAAGCATTTTGATGATGCTTGCGATGGTATCGGCTTTTGCCCAAAAACCTCGTGTACATATATTGGCTACCGGTGGCACTATTGCCGGAACGGGAGCTTCTGCGACACAAACAAATTACACAGCAGGACAAGTAGCTATCGGGACTTTGCTTAGTGCGGTACCCGAAATTAAAAATATTGCTGAAGTTACAGGAGAGCAGATTGTAAAGATAGGCTCACAAGACATGAACGATATCGTTTGGCTTACACTTGCCAAGCGAATCAATGAAATTTTTGAAAAAAATGAAGCTGATGCTGTTGTAATCACTCATGGAACTGACACCATGGAAGAAACAGCATATTTCTTGCAATTGACCGTAAAAAGTAAGAAGCCGGTGATATTAGTAGGTGCTATGCGCCCCTCAACAGCCCTGAGTGCTGATGGACCTCTCAATCTTTATAACGCTGTGGTAGCGGCAGCAGCTCCCGAAAGTGTGGGCAAAGGTGTAATTGTGGCTATGAACAACTACCTCGTGAGTGCCAGTGATGTAACCAAATCAAATACAGTACAGCCTGAGACATTCATTGGAGCCAACTCCGGACCTCTCGGCTATGTACTCAACGGTAAAGTATTTTACAATCACCTAGTAAATCGCAAACATACTGTAGACTCGGAATTTGATGTGCGTAACCTCAAAGAACTACCCAAAGTAGGAATTGTGTACAGCTATTCCAATGTAGGGCCAGAAGCTACTCAGGCTCTTATCAAAAGTGGCTATAAAGGTATCATCCACGCCGGTGTAGGTAATGGAAATATTCACAAAGATGTATTCCCTGTACTGGCAGATGCTCGTAAAAAGAACATTCTTGTAGTACGCTCTTCTCGAGTACCTTTTGGGCCTACCACACTTGACGCAGAAGTAGACGATGCAAAGTATGAGTTTATTGCTTCACAAAACCTTAATCCGCAAAAAGCACGTGTATTGCTCATGTTGGGCTTGACGAAAACAACTGATTGGAAAAAACTCCAAGAATATTTTAATCAGTATTAA
- a CDS encoding calcium/sodium antiporter, with product MILNFLLFIAGVLLIIGGANYLTEGAAFLARKIGVTPLVVGLTVVAFGTSAPELVVSLTSALKGSADIAVGNVVGSNIFNILMITGIAAMITPLSVTRGTIYKEIPLMILSFVVMAVMCMDSYFDGSLALGGNVITRSEGLILIAFFLIFLSYTFSIAKKHSGPVTEPSHKYPVWLAIVFLVGGIAGLIFGGNLFVDSSVKIARGFGVSEAFIGLTLVAFGTSLPELATSIVAALKKEHDIAIGNVVGSSLFNVFSVLGISASISPIHVSGITLIDLMVMIFSGLLLYLVGVFFGDKTIKRSEGTVLVLVFILYMVYLGINL from the coding sequence ATGATATTAAACTTTCTTTTGTTTATAGCCGGCGTATTGCTCATTATAGGTGGGGCTAACTATCTTACTGAAGGAGCTGCTTTCTTGGCTCGTAAAATAGGTGTTACTCCGTTGGTCGTCGGGCTCACGGTGGTTGCCTTTGGGACATCAGCCCCTGAGTTGGTGGTGAGTCTTACATCTGCACTCAAAGGTAGTGCTGATATAGCAGTGGGTAATGTGGTAGGAAGTAATATTTTCAACATACTTATGATTACCGGTATTGCAGCCATGATAACGCCGTTGTCTGTAACACGAGGTACTATTTATAAAGAAATCCCATTGATGATATTATCTTTTGTAGTCATGGCTGTCATGTGCATGGACTCTTATTTCGATGGGTCGCTAGCTCTTGGAGGCAATGTCATTACCCGTTCCGAAGGATTGATATTGATAGCTTTCTTTCTCATTTTTTTGAGCTACACCTTCTCTATCGCCAAAAAGCATTCCGGGCCTGTGACAGAACCATCACACAAATATCCCGTATGGCTTGCGATAGTCTTTTTAGTGGGAGGTATTGCTGGGCTTATATTCGGAGGAAATCTATTTGTGGACTCATCTGTAAAGATAGCACGTGGTTTTGGAGTTAGTGAAGCATTTATCGGACTTACTTTGGTTGCCTTCGGCACTTCCTTGCCGGAATTAGCAACTTCTATAGTAGCAGCTTTGAAGAAAGAGCATGACATTGCCATAGGTAATGTGGTGGGATCTTCTCTTTTCAATGTATTTTCAGTATTAGGCATATCAGCCTCTATATCACCCATACATGTCAGTGGTATCACTCTCATTGATCTTATGGTAATGATCTTTTCCGGGCTTCTATTATATTTGGTTGGAGTATTCTTTGGTGATAAGACCATCAAGAGATCAGAGGGTACAGTACTAGTATTGGTATTCATATTATATATGGTATATCTGGGCATTAATCTCTAA